The Octopus bimaculoides isolate UCB-OBI-ISO-001 chromosome 13, ASM119413v2, whole genome shotgun sequence genome includes a window with the following:
- the LOC106871903 gene encoding DNA excision repair protein ERCC-1 isoform X2: MPRSGTEPRTMWLPLPISSGFHKTAASISPFKATTNSSPVKETSLPPKSSTPEKKDVSTNKEHIPPEFHQASTSNDQTNNVTKPSCNDSSSKSTSEISSDTSENKKTDNLKADDPLKSANSAQPTVTSRAYSNSIIVNSRQRGNPILKSIRNVPWEFGNIVPDYEMGKACCALFLSLRYHQLHPEYIHKRLVSLGKSYDLRIMLVQVDVKDCSYLLKDLGKMCILANCTLILAFSPEEAGRYLETYKVYENKPPDAIMEKPDKDYISMLTECLTSVKQINKTDCANIISKFMSLEAVIQSNEKDFTFCPGLGPRKAEQLYNVFHEPFLKRRKLPSNNDEVVETSPKK; encoded by the exons atgccacgcagtgggactgaacccagaaccatgtggttg CCTTTGCCTATTTCATCTGGATTTCACAAGACAGCAGCCTCCATTTCACCATTCAAAGCTACTACAAACAGCTCACCTGTAAAGGAGACCTCTCTTCCTCCTAAATCTTCTACACCTGAGAAGAAAGACGTATCAACTAATAAGGAACACATTCCCCCAGAATTCCACCAAGCTTCTACTTCAAATGACCAAACCAACAATGTAACAAAACCAAGCTGTAATGATTCTTCAAGTAAATCAACATCGGAAATTTCCTCTGATACAtctgaaaataagaaaactgaTAATCTGAAAGCAGATGATCCTTTGAAAAG TGCCAACTCTGCTCAACCCACCGTGACCAGTAGAGCTTACAGTAATTCCATTATAGTTAACTCGAGACAG AGAGGAAATCCAATTTTAAAAAGTATCCGGAATGTTCCATGGGAATTTGGCAACATTGTACCTGATTATGAAATGGGGAAAGCTTGTTGTGCTCTTTTTCTTAG TTTGCGGTATCACCAGTTGCAcccagaatatatacacaaacgacTTGTGTCCCTTGGTAAAAGCTATGACTTGAGAATAATGCTTGTTCAAGTTGATGTG aaAGACTGTTCCTATCTTTTGAAAGACTTGGGGAAAATGTGCATCCTTGCCAACTGTACATTAATTCTTGCATTTTC ACCTGAAGAAGCTGGTCGTTATCTCGAAACATATAAAGTCTATGAGAATAAACCACCTGATGCCATCATGGAAAAGCCTGATAAAGATTATATATCAATG CTGACAGAATGTTTAACTTCTGTGAAACAAATCAACAAGACTGACTGTGCCAATATCATCTCCAAATTTATG tcattagagGCCGTCATTCAGAGTAATGAAAAAGATTTTACATTTTGCCCTGGTTTGGGACCACGGAAG GCTGAGCAACTGTACAATGTTTTCCATGAGCcatttttaaaaagaagaaaactaccATCAAACAATGATGAAG TTGTTGAAACTAGCCCAAAGAAGTAA
- the LOC106871903 gene encoding DNA excision repair protein ERCC-1 isoform X1 produces the protein MAGARRLFQIPSLEEMETHKQKPLPISSGFHKTAASISPFKATTNSSPVKETSLPPKSSTPEKKDVSTNKEHIPPEFHQASTSNDQTNNVTKPSCNDSSSKSTSEISSDTSENKKTDNLKADDPLKSANSAQPTVTSRAYSNSIIVNSRQRGNPILKSIRNVPWEFGNIVPDYEMGKACCALFLSLRYHQLHPEYIHKRLVSLGKSYDLRIMLVQVDVKDCSYLLKDLGKMCILANCTLILAFSPEEAGRYLETYKVYENKPPDAIMEKPDKDYISMLTECLTSVKQINKTDCANIISKFMSLEAVIQSNEKDFTFCPGLGPRKAEQLYNVFHEPFLKRRKLPSNNDEVVETSPKK, from the exons ATGGCGGGAGCACGTCGATTATTCCAAATTCCTTCCTTGGAAGAAATGGAGACACACAAGCAGAAG CCTTTGCCTATTTCATCTGGATTTCACAAGACAGCAGCCTCCATTTCACCATTCAAAGCTACTACAAACAGCTCACCTGTAAAGGAGACCTCTCTTCCTCCTAAATCTTCTACACCTGAGAAGAAAGACGTATCAACTAATAAGGAACACATTCCCCCAGAATTCCACCAAGCTTCTACTTCAAATGACCAAACCAACAATGTAACAAAACCAAGCTGTAATGATTCTTCAAGTAAATCAACATCGGAAATTTCCTCTGATACAtctgaaaataagaaaactgaTAATCTGAAAGCAGATGATCCTTTGAAAAG TGCCAACTCTGCTCAACCCACCGTGACCAGTAGAGCTTACAGTAATTCCATTATAGTTAACTCGAGACAG AGAGGAAATCCAATTTTAAAAAGTATCCGGAATGTTCCATGGGAATTTGGCAACATTGTACCTGATTATGAAATGGGGAAAGCTTGTTGTGCTCTTTTTCTTAG TTTGCGGTATCACCAGTTGCAcccagaatatatacacaaacgacTTGTGTCCCTTGGTAAAAGCTATGACTTGAGAATAATGCTTGTTCAAGTTGATGTG aaAGACTGTTCCTATCTTTTGAAAGACTTGGGGAAAATGTGCATCCTTGCCAACTGTACATTAATTCTTGCATTTTC ACCTGAAGAAGCTGGTCGTTATCTCGAAACATATAAAGTCTATGAGAATAAACCACCTGATGCCATCATGGAAAAGCCTGATAAAGATTATATATCAATG CTGACAGAATGTTTAACTTCTGTGAAACAAATCAACAAGACTGACTGTGCCAATATCATCTCCAAATTTATG tcattagagGCCGTCATTCAGAGTAATGAAAAAGATTTTACATTTTGCCCTGGTTTGGGACCACGGAAG GCTGAGCAACTGTACAATGTTTTCCATGAGCcatttttaaaaagaagaaaactaccATCAAACAATGATGAAG TTGTTGAAACTAGCCCAAAGAAGTAA